A genomic stretch from Diprion similis isolate iyDipSimi1 chromosome 1, iyDipSimi1.1, whole genome shotgun sequence includes:
- the LOC124407461 gene encoding odorant receptor Or1-like — translation MMKDEISARDALTINLWVFRSVGIWAADINSRSLRFIYNIYGTIMITTLSIIYFSTEIIYVIVIWGNLTAISEISFLLLTHIGTVVKLFNFLIRRERVEKLVENLLQRDFLPKHNAHRDILTLTVKVVNRDNILFILMCASTVIGWAIVPMVDSARPRRLPLKTWFPFDISNSPIFEVIYAYQTAAVMMNAFMNAMMDTFASSLMALAGAQLDMLRHDLSNLGREDEEDEEDEENPAEFKTAVTQRAAGRISNVVRAEDKLKGKLRTGNVPEEFPPRSLQDDILHERIVGCIEHHGAIIRFANEVKDVFGIGILVQFAVSSIILCLTCFELTLLSPGSLQFCSMLLYQGCMLLEIFFYCWHGNGIIYKSEDLMLAPFQCRWTTCSPRFKNTLRIVMCRMQRAHKLTVGRVFNLSLETFSMILRTAYSFYAVLQRVHSRVIEAEKDDLRNL, via the exons ATGATGAAGGACGAAATCAGTGCCCGCGATGCTCTCACCATCAACTTATGGGTATTTCGATCAGTGGGAATATGGGCGGCGGATATAAACAGCCGTTCACTCAG GTTTATCTACAACATCTACGGCACGATAATGATCACGACGCTGTCAATCATTTACTTTTCAACGGAAATAATTTACGTAATTGTGATCTGGGGTAATCTGACAGCCATTAGTGAAATATCATTCCTGCTCTTGACGCACATCGGTACCGTCGTGAAGCTGTTCAACTTCCTGATACGTCGTGAACGGGTGGAAAAACTAGTTGAAAATTTGCTTCAACGGGATTTCCTACCGAAGCATAACGCGCACCGCGATATCTTGACGTTGACGGTGAAAGTGGTGAATCGAGACAACATACTCTTCATCCTGATGTGTGCATCGACTGTAATAGGCTGGGCGATCGTCCCGATGGTGGATAGCGCCAGG CCGCGGCGTTTGCCGTTGAAAACTTGGTTCCCCTTCGACATAAGCAACTCGCCTATCTTCGAAGTGATTTACGCTTATCAAACTGCTGCGGTGATGATGAACGCCTTCATGAATGCAATGATGGATACCTTCGCGTCGAGCCTGATGGCGCTCGCTGGTGCTCAGCTAGACATGCTTCGTCACGATTTATCCAACCTCGGTAGAGAGGATGAAGAGGATGAAGAGGACGAGGAGAATCCCGCGGAATTTAAGACTGCGGTAACCCAACGTGCTGCTGGACGTATATCGAACGTCGTAAGAGCGGAGGATAAGCTGAAAGGTAAACTGAGAACTGGCAACGTTCCAGAGGAATTTCCACCTCGCTCCCTGCAAGACGATATTTTACATGAGCGCATCGTCGGCTGCATCGAACATCACGGCGCCATCATCAG aTTCGCAAATGAAGTGAAGGACGTGTTCGGCATTGGTATTCTCGTCCAATTCGCGGTTAGCAGTATCATACTCTGCCTGACGTGTTTCGAGTTAACTTTG CTATCGCCAGGTAGCTTGCAGTTCTGCTCAATGCTCCTCTACCAGGGCTGCATGCTCTTGGAAATATTCTTCTACTGTTGGCATGGAAACGGGATAATATATAAg TCAGAGGACCTGATGTTGGCGCCCTTCCAATGTCGGTGGACGACCTGTTCTCCAAGATTCAAAAATACCTTGCGTATAGTGATGTGTCGAATGCAGCGAGCCCATAAGCTCACCGTCGGCAGAGTGTTCAATCTGTCGCTGGAAACGTTTTCCATG